GTACTACGTACCTGAGAAGTGAGGGATCTGATAGCCTGAGTTTTGGCGCCGGACGCATTGGCTGTCGGGTCGGAGTCTTCGGGTTGACCCGGCGAGTCATCGCCGAGTTTCTTGGGCCGAGCTATGCACGTCAGCATTTTTTCTCTGCGACACACACAAAGAGAATTCACATTATAAAGAGGTAATGCTTACAGTTACAGAAACCAAAACGGGTCCGTGGACCGTAGCCCGTACAGTTTGGTAGGAAGGGCTTCTACGGTGAAACCTGCGGAGCGCGCGGCTGGTTGGATTTCAGAGCGCAGAGAAGGAGACTTTTAATGCCACCTTAAATTACGCCCAGAGAAtctctgaaaattgaaatacaaGCTATGGACGGAAATTAAAACTTGTGgcaaagagaaagaaggaaaactcATCGGAGTTAATGGCTGGTTACGAGGTTTGACGCGGATTTCGGAGGGTGTGGAGTGGAGTGGGGCTGGCAAAGGTAGACGGAGCGCGGGGGCCGGGGAGTGAGGTAAAGGCAGGCTTGGCTTTTCTTTGTTGCATACTTTGCTTTGCTAAAATGCCAATGCCTATAATGGGGCTCGTGTTTCTGTTTCATTTCACTGCCAACTTTGCTTTTCTTCTCACCTGCTACCGGCTTTTTACCGGTTATTACATGTACAGTCCGAATGTTCCTAACAATTTTCCGAATGAAAGTGTTTGTTGCACAACCCAAACACACAACTCTTAGACAACTCAAAACATGTTTACAGTAGGAAAGATAACTgttaggaaaaacaaaaaattatataattttttaacccAAACTCTATTTTACCTCTACAATAAATCAATAATGCCCTTACAATGCTACAAGTCcctacaaattaaatcaaaacattcatTCACATGTATATGATGTATTtgctcagaaaaataaaataaaataaattcaagACAACTTAGCCCAGTCCCAACAACACCcttaaaaaatgaaagttaTTCTTAAATTTGGGCTGATATTAAACTAATAAAACCCAACCTAAAACCAAAATTAGACACCATAAATGATCGACACATCTTAAATCTACTTTGATGTGCTTAatcatccaaaattaaaaaaaaatgtcttccaTTGCGGAATTATGTCTATGATTGATAGAGACAGAAAAATCATAGACATGCtatcttattgatagattgattTGTCTTGTTTTGACTATTTCAGTGTCTACGACGACTATCGAACGAGCGTTTTCAGCtatgaaaattgttaaaataagACTTCGTAACAAAATGGAGGATGAATTTCTTGCAGATAATTTAGTTGTCTacattgaaagaaaaatttcTGAAAGCTTCAATTcaaatttgatatttgatgattttgtttctctaaggGCGCGTATAATGCAATTTTAGACaccttgtattttgtattttcttctttttttgtattagtgcctacatgttaactgatatatcaatttggtagatatttatgaagtttgatagatgcatttttttgaattgtaattaaCATACTTTTAtctattataataaaaatatagtatataaaaagaaaaaaaaatatttatcgttatattttattattttaattccgtTCCTACTAAGACAGAtttctggctccgccactgcacGTTGATGGCACCTATGCATGTGGATCCCACCAATGTATCTTGGGTTGTATAAGAGTTCTGCATTTtagttgtgcaaaaatcattttacttccCCAATAAATGTGAAAGAGTTATttcgaaataaaaataaataaatgtgaaagCTAGTCCATATGAGAGACTTACAATATATGGAAtaagatcctctcaatttcaaatgaaatggatactatctattttatggtcgggatttaaagttgatgcatctaatgatgtacatgatttcacattatttaatttaaaaaaaaaaaaaaactgccaacattaacttcatatacattattaaatgcatcaactttaaatcatgaactttcatttgaaatggttattatcaatttcattaaataaaatgaagatgATCTTATTCCAGTATATAGAGCCCAAAATTTGCTAATAATTCGATCAACAAAATTACTAGGGATTTCTAACTATTTTGGTATGCATGAATAGACCAAGGAATGGAATAATTTCGTTGTTTGGTTTCAcatcattattaaattaaataactatttttccgtgaatgtctaaaaaaaaaaaaaagggtgtttTGGGAAATGAATTTTAGTGGTAGGATATTTTAGAGAATTTGATTCAATTTCGGTGAGGAAAtttggttattattattattattattattttttttttttttttgtgatatgtCCACACAATAGCgggggattcaaactagtgactttcgcttcatgagacgtggtcccagccgattgagctatcccttGCGAACATGTTATTAATGTGCTGtcaccaaacaaaagaatataagTGGTTATTTTACTCAAACTTCTTGTACTCATAATAATACCCATTCATATTCATAATGAATCGCCAGAATAGTGTATTAAATGTTGCCTAAAATGTTTTCTAATGGAGCTCAAACTTGAGAaaatgttttatgaaaaatgatcaaaacactcacaatgcACTACAATGACACAGCACCAAGGCACATTGGCGTGATGCCCACACATTGGGTCTCACCTCAATGTGCCTTGATGTTGTAtcattattgtgcacaaaaagTGCAAGCATCACTCCCCATGTTTTATATGGGTTATACCggcttattttgagaaaagcaCAAACACATATagagttttacttttacttctGAAAAAATAGTGGTCGTGTGGCCGCTCTCCTCGAATGAAAGAGTTGGTGACATGTTCAGCCCAATTTAGTCAGGATGACTGTGCATCCGCTCTTCTTCCATTAAGAGTAGCCACACGACccgtcttttttttattattattttttaaaacaaaagttaGCTTATGCCCACACAAGAGTTCAacaggatttttattttttgttaaaatattcctataaaaaggtgtgaattttttttttttataaaaaaagtgttttgagatGTTCAGTAAATATTTGTAGTCAAATGATTCTAATTTTATTACATCAatgtataataaaaaataacatataatgaattaaaaattatagaTCTTTTAaagatgataattttttatcacCTCCCGTGTCTTTAAATTGTTTAAGATGATTTTGATGAAGTTTTtaactcttatttatttttgttaataaataattcatatttATCACATGAATGTTGGATTCAGATcctttatatattattaaaattaaatttaaaagacatttaaatttgattgtctCAAAATATagcaaaataagataaaataaattaataatccaGAAAATTCTGACCCAATGCATCCTTGGACACCGATGGAAAACGGGAATAGGATCTTCTCCATTTCGTTTGAAATTGATAAGAGCCGATTCATTATCTAGATTGGCTTAAAAAGATCTAAGGTTATAAATTTGGCACGTCATTTAAAAGCTACTTAACGGCATCCAGAGAAAACGTTCAACATTCTAAACCAAACCATTCCACGTGAGAATTGTGAACCAAGGACAGTTCCAGGTGGATCAAAGAGTTGTCTGAGCGTGGGGGAGCGCATAGCGGCGCGTCACGGTTGCCCTTGGTTAGTGGCAGCGGCTCCGTTCTTGCTGGGTGATGGGGAAGCTCTTTAGTGTGTCGTTTGCGAGGAAAGGGAGATGTGAGTGTAGATCGGGCCGGTGTGTCTGTGTGGCCTGCTAGGCCTGGAGGTGTTATGCGGCCGTGTCCTTCGACGACGCCGGCCGGTGCACCTCTGTGGTCTTTATCTTGCGTTTTGTTATGTTCCTTTGTACCTCTAGAATTTCTGCCGTTTGACATTGGGGGTGAGTTGTGCAGAGGGGCACAATCTTCTCAAATGGGTGATGTAGAGGCTGGTTCGGTGAGTGAAGTGGAGGCTAAGGAAAAATGGAACGGgttgattttgtttattttctctttctcagcagccaaaaaagaaagggaaaaatgaagaagagacACAAAGATTGGTTTTTAATGCTCTAAAGCTGAAAAATTATTgggaaaatgaagaagaggGGGGAAGAAATAAACAGAATACTGtcggcttaaaaaaaaaaaatcctgcatcAAGTAGAggagaaaataaacaaaatcaagacCATGATTCCATGCCTTTGCCATCATTGTCGAATCCGAGTCAAGCTTCTCTCCTTGCAGACATGGGGATGGAAGAGGAGAgggggacttttttttttttttttttgttcctttctgAACTCATAATGTGGAGTTAGTCTAATGTTAAAAACTTGACTGGCGTTAACTTTCCATCTTTTATTAtgagagcactagtagcagttatcctatattggttcccttctctatatttaaggaaaatttcataaaaaaaatcaaaaaacctTCCACAGATAccacatatttagatgagggggttgggaatgaatagtaattctcTATGTATACATATCTACTATTccttccctatgtattattttaatataaaaaaagtataattaattgatatagggaatagagaaaaagtagaaaagagagaaaaagaataaaataaaagtaaaaaaataatatttaattgatatagggaaatgtaagggaatctattgtgggatatttttttatagggaagcaaaaaattgttttgttccctaaatataagaaaaattgttaaaaatctgctgctagtgctctcaAAGTCGGATAACGTGGCACCTTTTTGTGCCTGAACCGATAGCTTTTAAGTCCACATCTTACTATGTTGTCCAATTTTTGGATATTTCGCCAACAAATAAGTTATGCACTAatcataatttattttggaAGAATTCATTTTCTCTTCCACTTTATGGACAGGGAATTTATAAGTGGTAAgcgttaaaaaataataataataataaataaataaaatcataaagCCTACGACCAATAATTTGACCCATGTAATAAATTAGAGTTAAATGAATAATGGATATTAGTAGATTTGCTATTTATGAAAAAGTTATATAGGTATTAAAAGTCGACTAAATTAATACATGTACTTCTTAAGTTTATCAATTTGACTCATTCGCCCACCTACCATTTAAAAACTTAACGGAATTTTCATACCTCCCCACCCTAGGTCCTTGAGGGTAGTCCAGCCACCTTTAAGTGATAGAGAGTTGtgttttttcattattattttttttaaaaaaaaattattaggcaTTAAGTTAAAGTGACATTTTGTACATGTATCAACGTTTTATTGGTCTTAGATGACTTTTTATATATGTGGTAAAactttaattaagtttttaaatggTAGATGAACAGAAATATCAAATTAATAAGGGTAAAGTCCACATACATGACTGTTTTACCAAATTTCAAAGCCAAAAACATGGATAGTTTGTGAACTTTTATTGATTCAAAACCATTTGGTCAAATGGAGCCACCACTaggtttttcctttaaaaaataaaaaataaatttgttgtttggagtttttttatttatttatttttaattcacgagtatatttttgttttcgtaAAAAATTGTGggggtcatttttttttttttttgggttggccCGAAGagacattgataattttttttttttttttttttgtagtttgtgaATCTATTGAAAGTTTAGagggacattgtcaattgagtggtagtttgaaaaaaaaaatataaagtatgtAGACTTTTCCTAATTAATAAACTTGAAAATTACATGtttcaattttataaatttttaaaactcaagtacATTTTTTATAAGCTTAGAACTCACATGTATTAATTATGCATTTAACCCAATCAACTAATGCAAACCAATATTGGGTTGGGCTCCAACTTCCAAGAAAACATGTCGTGTGTGGGTGGTCCAAGCCCAAATCAATGTTTGAAAGCCTATGTGTGCGACTTGCCCTAACGGGCCTAACCTCAAAATTTCTAACATCATCTTAATTttgctctttctctctctcccttcttcttcttcttttttttttttttttttttttaaatcatcttTATTttgttgagtaatgctattatAAACTAAACTTTTATATAATGACTATGCCATAATATTAATGTGGTAGTCCCAACCAATCCTTAGATGAGATTTGATTTTTACACTacatcatcacaacaactgcacaacaacccgtcacatgagggtgagccccagtgtgatgttgtaaatctaacatttttcaactAAATAAGGTAGGGAATAAACCTTAATAGAAATGACAATAAACCAGAGAGAATAATATCAAATATTCTAGCATTAAGGTTGGTTGGGACTGCCACTAGTGACAGAGCGAGGAATTCATGCTTGAAGGGGCTGAATTAAAtgcaatgacaattttttttatttattttttctctttatatacTATGTTTCTACTATGGACATAAAATATGATAAACATAATTTGAAATaggaattaaatattttataacatTCATATTATCACATATCTATCAAAATTCACAAGTATATGCAAAGATTGATATATTAGTAAGGTACCATGTAAGCTTAAGTAAAGAGCAAAGTTTAAATTGCTGCATACCCTTTTTTCTAAAGAAGACaatataaatttgtaaaatttctataagataaaaatatagtatatatatatatatatatatatattattttaatttagcttaaatgctgtaaaaaaaagtttgaagagATTTCTTGTAGTTATTCCAAATAGTctaaatttaattctaaaattttaatgagaaagagaaagagaaagagaaagagaaagataatataattaaatatggCCCGTTAAAAAAGCTCAATAGaatctcttataattttttttagagaatcaagacaaattcaatattttttttaagggataaaAAATGTGAACTAATTGTGGTTGGCCTCCAATATTGTAGAAGAAAACATGCACGTCTGAGAACTACTTTCACCGACCTACCTACCAAAAGGCCCAAGGCccaagcttatatatatatatatatatatattaatttcgtCCATTCACATCCAAAATCCTAGTTTTGTCCCTGCTATgatatatttccttttttttttttaaaaaaaaaaaaatgcacaaaatgCCAACATAGTTGTTCAGAATCTCGCAAAATGAATTTATGCTAGTTCTTTTGGTCTATCCGTAATCTCCTTTATATTGTTAAAAAGTGTGCTTGATCCagcaattttataattttaaaaaaaaaaaaaaaaaaaaaaaaactgtataatGTAAAACAGAACGatttataacaatttttttactaaagaaaatcatattacttataatttgaaaacatgtatatatatattttaacctttttaaatcacaattttttgaaaattcattCTCAAACTTACATTTTCTAGATTCGATTTAAAATCGTagttattttttagaataataatattttgtctcttttccttttatcttttctaGAACAATGTAAAGGCAGTTTCTGAGTTCTGACAGGCACCCCATTTAGCAGCTTTTTGGCTGCCAATGGAGAAAACCACCGGAAAGCTCTACCTAAAAAAGACAAACCAAAACCGCCAAAGGCATTCAAGTACACCGCTCTAATCCACTGCTTCAACAAAGGTCACGCAAAGTCAACCTCCCCACCGCTCGATCATCCCCGAGATCTACGCCACGCCCTCTGATGGGCAGACCACTCGTTTTAGTATTTTCATACTCCCACGTCAGATCTGAAGCTCCAGCCGCCCGAATATGAGCCAAAAAACGCCCATAGGGAAACACTGCCAATCCCGTGCCTCCACCTCTCACTCGCCAAGAAAGCCTTCTCTCCGGTCAGTGACGGTTACGGTAACCCAATCATATTATCCTTCTGGAAAGAATCACCACACACACCAACAAAACTCAGGGTTTGGGTTCGGATCAGGTACTTCGCCGAGCACTACACCAGCTCAGACTCCATTAATGCCCACTCCGACCTTTTGAAACCCAGCACCCGTAAACGATGTCGTTTCTGCGGCGCAGAAAGGCCACGGAGCGCCCAAACGCAAAGCCTCACGACATCGACATCGACACCGAGAACGACGACATCCACGACAAGAAGACGAAACCGAGGCCGAAGCTCAGGCCGAAGAGATGGTCGTGCGTGGACACGTGTTACTGGTTGATTGGGTGCGTATGCTCGGTGTGGTGGTTCTTGCTGTTCCTGTTCAGCGCAATGCCGGCGTCGTTTCCTCAGTACGTGACGGAGGCGATAACGGGTCCGTTGCCGGACCCGCCGGGCGTGAAGCTGAAGAAGGAGGGTCTGACGGCGATGCACCCAGTGGTGTTCGTGCCCGGAATCGTCACCGGCGGGCTCGAGCTGTGGGAGGGCCACCAGTGCGCCGAGGGCTTGTTCAGGAAGAGGCTCTGGGGTGGGACTTTCGGGGAATTGTACAGAAGGTATTGGCTTTTGGGGTCTCTACTGCGCATAAATTCTGGTGCTTCGTGATGAGCAATTTGGGTTTTTGGTTGTACTCTTGGTCTTGttcagaaaaaaaagaaaagaaaagcactttttgtcttttggattttgggttttctttagTAATGCTCAAGCAAAAGTTCTTTATGTGTGTTTTGCTTAGTCACAAAGCTACGGGTGAGGGAGTGGAGCGGTTGTTGGGTCACTTGGGTGAGACCCATGTGAGCAAAGTGTTTGATTGTTTATTTATGGTCCCTTTTTTCGTAAGGAAGAAACCTATGATGATTTATAGGGTTTAGGCAATACTATGTTTGTTTATAGGGTTTAGGCAGTACCATTTCCTTTCATGGGATTGGGAATGGATAGTATTgggtggtgtttttttttttttttttttggagtaattGAAGCTTGTGGAATCATCTTCCTTTGGTGGTAAATAAGTGTGATCTTGAAGATGAAGCAATACCATTTCCTTTCATGGAATTGGGAATGGATggtattgggtttttttttgttgagtaaTTGATGCTTTTGGAATCGACCCTCTGTGGTGGTAAATAAGTGTGGTCTAGAAGATGAAGCGGTAGCAAATTGAATCGTATGTTGCATATTGGTATGAGAAAATCTTTTGGAGCATGACATTTGAGGAAAGTTTACTTAAGTGTTAATTGGGTTGTAGCAAGAATGCAAAACTTCATGTCATATGGTTCTTGGCTTATAGTGGAAATCATAATGGAGAGGTTCTTGGAATCTGACTTATGTTAATAATGTTCGATAAATGTCTGAAAAAAAGTACTTTGCTGCTGACAGAAATTTTAATAATGTTTGAACCAGGGGGCGTTGTAAACGGTAGTTTCTATATAATATCTTTAACATAAGATTGGCTATGAGGTGATTATATAATGATAGTCCAGTAGAGATGTCTTTTGTTGTCATCTGCTCTGTACAGCAAAGCTGTTCAGAACATTAAACTACAATAGGGTCGACTGAGTATTGCATTTTGTTCTCAATAATTACCAAAAGTTTATCTCCAAAAACCAATTACATGTTAGATGAAGATGATCTTTAGGAAGTTATCGTGTGTTATCTCAAATCTCTAATTCTTAATTCTGCCAACCCAATTTAACCAATTTTAAGCCTTTATTGAATATTTTGTGGTCTTTCTGCTTGAGTTGGATTTATTATCAACACTCAGGACTTGTGAATTCTGTGCTTCCACCCTTTTTCATTCTTTCTGATATAGGCATGGATTGTTCCACATAGTTAATAGGTTTCCTGTATCCATACAAAAAATTGACTTAAGAGCACTTTTCTTTCTTGCTTCTTCTGACACATAGGAGTTACATTATATGAGAGATTTTGTAGGCAAAATATTGTATCCTTTTAAAAATACGGTTTGAGTGGGTAGAATTTGATGATCAATGAACCATAATTCTCCCTGCGTACCTGctaatttaatttatacttttaatttttaataagaaatgaatattttttgGCAAAGCACAGGAAAGTAATTAAAGATAAATGAATGTACACTAACTACACCTTATATTGATTTATTCttgttatatatgttaaattGACCATATGTATCTGTTTTTGATTATTAACAGCGGGTAGGATTTGATCATGCCAAATTTGCCTATATGCTTACTGTTTGTGAGAGTTAGCTCCCAATTTGTTACAAGTTTTACAATGATTGGTGGTGGAATTCACTCTTTCAGGGGGTGTTTCCCTCCTTGTTTCTGTATATTCTCTGCAGACCATTATGCTGGGCTGAGCACATGTCGCTGGATAATGAAACTGGACTGGACCCTTCTGGTATAAGAGTCAGGCCTGTATCTGGACTTGTGGCAGCTGATTACTTTGCACCAGGTTATTTTGTCTGGGCAGTCTTAATTGCCAATTTGGCTCGCATTGGATATGAGGAGAAAACTATGTATATGGCTGCATATGATTGGAGATTATCATTTCAAAACACAGAGGTATAATCTTCAATTAGGAATTAATTTTTCCTAGAGTTAGTCCACCAAATCATCTTGCATTGGTGAAATTTCATTACTTAACTATTTGGCTGAATTTTCTGTTATTAACTTGTAGTATAGCATATGTTACTATCTTAAATCAGTTTGTCATTTTCTGCCTAATTGGATTGATCAGGTCAGAGACCAAACTCTAAGCAGGATAAAAAGTAATATAGAACTCTTGGTAGCTACAAATGGTGGGAACAAGGTGGTTGTTCTGCCACACTCAATGGGTGTTTTGTACTTTCTGCATTTCATGAAATGGGTTGAGGCACCAGCTCCAATGGGTGGTGGTGGAGGGTCAGATTGGTGTGCCAAGCATATAAAAGCGGTTATGAACATTGGTGCACCCTTTCTTGGTGTTCCAAAAGCAGTCGCAGGACTTTTCTCGATTGAAGCCAAGGATATAGCTGTTGCCAGGTTTATATCGTAACTAGTATGATTTGAGTAGGACTAGGTCATTATCTTGTCATTGATTGTCTTAATCACACCAATTTCAGAATCACTGCAGAAGAAAAGAATGTTTTGTAGCATGTATAGGATCATTTCAAGGAAATCAGGTGCATCAATTTCTTTTAGTATGAATTTAGTGCTGGTCCTAATGGATGAAGAAGTCATCAATTTCATGATGACTTCAATCTAGCTGATGGGTCTATGCTGTCAATGCTAAGAGAACAAAGGGAATCATTCCATTTCCATGCAATTCTTCATGTATGCCATAGAGATTACTCCAAAGCAGAAATGTCCGAATGTTCTGTTTCAGTTTGCTTCTAGTAGCCTTTTTCCATATAcaagaattaattttattactaaCAAGAGACACTCAACTACATGGGGTATGTACGAGAGATCCCTTAAAAGTTGCAATATAAAATTCACtcaatcaagaaattaaaaagaagaaaaaggagttCAAGAATTTTCTTCTTAGTCTTTGATTTGCAATGTACTTTCTCGAGGAATCCTTGTTCATTTACTCAAAACGTTGTTTCTCTGATGTTTAGGATTTTTGTTGTTTAAGCTTTTACTTCCCAGCTCAAAATAATGCCATCATGCTCTCCAAGAATGCCCATGCATCTTTGGGTAAACTCTGTGTTCAAATATCATTTACCTGAACACCTAAATTTACTTCCAGACGCCAAACATCCATGCATGTTTTCATATCTGTGTTTGGTTAATTGATGAACTGCTAATCCTTAAACAGGGCTTTCGCACCAGGTGTTTTTGATAAAGACGTTTTTGGTCTTCAAACTCTACAACATATGATGCGGATGACCCGTACATGGGATTCAACCATGTCAATGATACCAAAAGGTGGGGATACTATCTGGGGTGGCCTTGATTGGTCACCTGAAGAGTACTTTAACTGTAGTGCAAAGAAGCTCAAGAATAATGATACCCGCACTGCAGACGAAAATGAGAATGGGACTCTGGGTTCTACAAAGAGGGTAAATTATGGGAGGATAATATCATTTGGGAAAGATCTAGCTGAGATACATTCCGACGAGATTGATAGGATGGATTTCAAGGTAATGTTCTGAATTTCTGTTTGGCTACTGTTAAGTTAAAGCCCATTCCATTGATCATAAATAGATCAtccgtgtgtgtgtttgtgtgcgcGCGTGCACATATGTGTGTTTCTATTTGTGAAAGTACAAACCTTTCAAAgagtatttttttcttcaacctGCAAAACGTTATGCTATTGACTTTATACatttgaaggaaaagaaaaggatttttaataaaaagggaaaaagaaaaatgaatataaaatatagataagtaataaaaatatcatattGTAGCAATTTATTACACATGAATTAAAGGAATacataagaataattttttctttaatcaaTTTCACAACAAGAATCAAGAAGAAGATAACTTAGTTGATGGAAGAACACGAGCATATCTGGAGATCAACTGGTAGTGAGAAAAGGGATCACTTATTTCTTGAACTGTTCTTTCAGAAATCTGATTGATGAGCCGTAATATAATTCATGGCTCATATGGTAACATATAATTTATATAGTATTTTCAGTCAGTCTGTATGCAAAGCTACTAGTCCCATTGCAGATATAATGGGAGGGTTTCTTGCATTTTGCATGGTGGTGATTTTGATCTCAATGCTTCTGCTTTGCAAGATTATGCAAAAacgacttatcaaaaaaaaaatatttatacttatcaaaaagattaTGCAAAAACGAAAgtgctgcatttttttttcccttagaTTTTGTGTGGAAGCAtgattctttgtttttgttatatCAAATGCAAGCCTGTAGAAGTTGTCATATATTACTTGCTAGAATGCTCAACCAATCATATGAAGGGCGGAGTGCCATCTACTGCACTCTAATAATGGCTGATTTCCTATAATCAAAGTTTGGTTTTATGTCTGAACTACATTTTTATACTAGCTGAATTATCCCAGATTTGTTTTTGAGATGCTTACTGATTTGAGGCATTTGCTACCTGCACTAGCAATTATTATTTGTGTGAAGTGTATTGCTGCTCATTGACCAACAGGGTGCTGCCAAGGGCAATAACTTTACAAATGCAACCAAGTGTGATGTATGGACAGAGTACCATGAAATGGGTATTGAGGGTGTCAAAGCTGTCGCAGATTACAAACTTTACACAGCT
The Alnus glutinosa chromosome 14, dhAlnGlut1.1, whole genome shotgun sequence genome window above contains:
- the LOC133857149 gene encoding phospholipid:diacylglycerol acyltransferase 1-like, with the translated sequence MSFLRRRKATERPNAKPHDIDIDTENDDIHDKKTKPRPKLRPKRWSCVDTCYWLIGCVCSVWWFLLFLFSAMPASFPQYVTEAITGPLPDPPGVKLKKEGLTAMHPVVFVPGIVTGGLELWEGHQCAEGLFRKRLWGGTFGELYRRPLCWAEHMSLDNETGLDPSGIRVRPVSGLVAADYFAPGYFVWAVLIANLARIGYEEKTMYMAAYDWRLSFQNTEVRDQTLSRIKSNIELLVATNGGNKVVVLPHSMGVLYFLHFMKWVEAPAPMGGGGGSDWCAKHIKAVMNIGAPFLGVPKAVAGLFSIEAKDIAVARAFAPGVFDKDVFGLQTLQHMMRMTRTWDSTMSMIPKGGDTIWGGLDWSPEEYFNCSAKKLKNNDTRTADENENGTLGSTKRVNYGRIISFGKDLAEIHSDEIDRMDFKGAAKGNNFTNATKCDVWTEYHEMGIEGVKAVADYKLYTAGSILDLLRYVAPKLMARGDAHFSYGIADNLDDPKYEHYKYWSNPLETKLPNASDMEIYTMYGVGVPTERAYVYKLTPAGECYIPFQIDTSAEGGSEESCLKGGVFSVDGDETVPVLSSGFICAKAWRGKTRFNPSGIRTFVREYDHAPPANLLEGRGTQSGAHVDIMGNFALIEDIIRVAAGATGEDLGGDRVYSDIFKWSEKINLRL